The Halofilum ochraceum genome includes a region encoding these proteins:
- a CDS encoding AAA family ATPase, translated as MMEEFVNTDRSERRAGAPVSSPDRGAATHLWSLRADLADILAHEPPGRPWFIDQIVELGRGALLNGLGGSSKTRALYHFGIAGVIGRLPWNWTVASTGSSILVLTEDTRRDLHETLYPMCRALGVTEAELEQINQHLHVLPLAGEDFRLLDMPDGRTLDRTGRYDQLREMIDGLGNTVFVGLDPALALTAGNELDQNHQRMLGKAVDDLAVNTEATVMLTSHATKGSLSQNELSSHSSRGGGAITDKVRAEYVMRTMTAKEGKEAGITDPEERKRHVQLVGVKGNNLPPESYVPAWLCRGDGGALHAADITQDKANEGLSSRKQQALSILVRLHQGDTAKSPRFSEWQSECFSQGVIASNTEEARKRAMGRVRESLQNAGMIQPGEKSGAWVPTEQGEKYARAT; from the coding sequence ATGATGGAAGAGTTCGTGAATACAGACCGCAGCGAGCGGCGAGCGGGCGCACCGGTATCGAGTCCCGACCGGGGAGCGGCCACTCATCTCTGGAGCTTGCGGGCTGACCTGGCGGATATTCTGGCCCACGAACCGCCGGGCCGTCCGTGGTTCATCGACCAAATCGTAGAGCTGGGCCGTGGTGCCCTGTTGAACGGACTCGGTGGCTCGAGCAAGACCCGCGCTCTCTACCACTTTGGGATTGCTGGTGTCATTGGGCGTCTGCCGTGGAACTGGACCGTCGCGTCCACGGGATCATCGATCCTGGTACTGACCGAGGACACGCGACGCGACCTCCACGAGACACTGTATCCCATGTGTCGCGCACTTGGCGTTACCGAGGCGGAGCTTGAGCAGATCAATCAACACCTCCACGTATTGCCATTGGCGGGCGAGGACTTCCGCCTGCTGGATATGCCGGATGGACGGACCCTGGACCGCACTGGCCGCTACGACCAGTTGCGCGAGATGATCGACGGACTCGGCAATACGGTGTTCGTCGGCCTCGATCCCGCTCTTGCGCTCACCGCGGGCAATGAACTAGACCAGAATCACCAGCGGATGCTGGGAAAGGCCGTAGATGACCTTGCGGTCAATACTGAAGCCACGGTTATGCTGACCAGCCACGCGACGAAGGGAAGTCTCAGCCAAAACGAGTTGTCCAGCCACTCGAGTCGCGGTGGTGGTGCAATTACCGATAAGGTTCGGGCGGAGTACGTTATGCGGACGATGACGGCGAAAGAGGGGAAGGAAGCCGGGATCACGGATCCAGAAGAACGCAAACGACACGTCCAGCTCGTCGGCGTAAAGGGCAATAACCTCCCACCCGAGTCGTATGTTCCGGCGTGGCTCTGCCGCGGTGATGGCGGAGCGCTTCATGCGGCGGACATCACCCAAGACAAGGCCAACGAGGGGCTGTCGTCGCGGAAACAGCAAGCGCTGTCGATTCTCGTGCGGCTGCACCAGGGGGACACCGCGAAATCGCCACGGTTTTCCGAGTGGCAATCGGAATGTTTCAGTCAGGGAGTCATCGCGAGCAACACCGAAGAGGCCAGGAAGAGGGCGATGGGCCGCGTGCGAGAAAGTCTGCAAAATGCAGGTATGATTCAACCGGGCGAGAAATCCGGGGCATGGGTTCCCACCGAGCAGGGGGAAAAGTACGCGAGAGCCACATAA
- the hpnE gene encoding hydroxysqualene dehydroxylase HpnE, which yields MSAGGRRVAIIGGGWSGLTTAVDLTRHGFTVSLFEAGAEPGGRARRLALDGHTLDNGQHLLLGAYHATLDAMRTVGVDPERVLRREPLALRLEAADAVFEVRTPRHGGRAALAWALATMRGVRAADRLRALACAPALRRLPVQDQPAAEWLAACGQPRAVIERLWGPLCLAALNAAPEHASARLLARVLQEAFQSRPASDLLFPTVDLGALFPRPARDWLIERGQRVHTGTRVRALVPETHGWRLDCANTIFDDVVLATDPTAAARLLPGDAESADHARRLQALGAAPIATVYLDYGPDPARGRLPGLPMTGRLDAPGQWLFDRRLTGSPGVLAVVVSGQGPHERMSRDELARAVIEQLAADADAHTGPAPRILGVVRDKRATFDPRPGIESLRVDTTGPRPGLWYAGDHVDTGLPATIEGAVRAGRLCAEAINDGSDRQ from the coding sequence ATGAGTGCAGGTGGCCGGCGGGTCGCCATCATCGGCGGCGGCTGGTCCGGTCTGACCACCGCCGTGGATCTGACCCGGCACGGATTTACGGTCAGCCTCTTCGAGGCCGGTGCGGAACCGGGCGGACGCGCGCGGCGCCTCGCGCTCGACGGGCACACGCTCGACAACGGCCAGCACCTCCTGCTTGGCGCGTATCACGCGACACTCGACGCGATGCGGACCGTAGGCGTGGATCCCGAGCGTGTACTGCGGCGCGAGCCGCTTGCACTGCGGCTCGAGGCCGCGGACGCGGTGTTCGAGGTGCGGACTCCGCGGCATGGCGGACGCGCCGCGCTGGCCTGGGCGCTGGCGACCATGCGGGGCGTGCGCGCAGCCGACCGGCTGCGGGCCCTGGCCTGCGCGCCCGCGCTGCGTCGCCTCCCGGTCCAGGACCAGCCGGCAGCGGAGTGGCTGGCCGCCTGCGGTCAACCGCGCGCCGTGATCGAACGCCTCTGGGGGCCGCTGTGCCTGGCGGCCCTGAATGCCGCGCCCGAACACGCGTCGGCACGGCTGCTCGCGCGCGTCCTGCAGGAGGCGTTCCAGAGCCGGCCCGCCAGCGATCTGCTGTTCCCGACCGTCGACCTGGGCGCCCTCTTCCCGCGTCCCGCCCGGGACTGGCTGATCGAACGGGGCCAACGGGTGCATACGGGCACCCGGGTCCGCGCGCTGGTGCCCGAGACGCACGGCTGGCGGCTCGACTGCGCGAACACGATTTTCGACGACGTAGTGCTGGCGACGGACCCGACGGCGGCAGCGCGACTGCTGCCCGGGGACGCCGAAAGCGCGGACCATGCCCGCCGCCTGCAGGCGCTCGGTGCTGCGCCGATCGCCACCGTGTACCTCGACTACGGCCCCGACCCTGCCCGTGGTCGACTACCCGGCCTGCCCATGACCGGGCGTCTGGACGCGCCGGGTCAATGGTTGTTCGACCGACGCCTTACGGGCTCGCCCGGTGTGCTGGCGGTGGTGGTCAGTGGCCAGGGACCGCATGAGCGGATGAGCCGGGACGAACTGGCCCGTGCCGTGATCGAGCAACTGGCAGCGGATGCCGATGCGCATACGGGGCCGGCACCGCGCATACTCGGAGTGGTCCGCGATAAACGCGCCACTTTTGATCCCCGACCCGGGATCGAGTCGCTGCGGGTCGACACCACCGGGCCCCGACCGGGTCTGTGGTATGCCGGCGACCACGTGGACACGGGCCTGCCGGCCACCATCGAGGGCGCGGTCCGGGCCGGCCGGCTTTGCGCCGAGGCCATCAACGACGGGAGCGACAGACAGTGA
- a CDS encoding KTSC domain-containing protein, which yields MNSPIVHEKHTRPEQVEVHMQDVKSRSIRRLGYNPETQQLVIQFYDSLPGLRTVYSPVPQEVVDGLMNAKSMGQYLEENIRYTYDFALIDEDGLVDPEKTRQRRDGEI from the coding sequence ATGAACAGCCCGATCGTCCACGAAAAGCATACCCGGCCCGAGCAGGTCGAAGTCCATATGCAGGACGTGAAGTCCCGCAGCATCCGCCGCCTCGGCTACAACCCCGAGACGCAGCAGCTCGTGATCCAGTTCTACGACTCCCTGCCGGGGCTGAGGACCGTGTATTCGCCGGTGCCGCAGGAGGTCGTCGATGGCCTGATGAACGCGAAATCGATGGGCCAGTATCTCGAGGAAAATATCCGCTACACCTATGATTTCGCGCTGATCGACGAAGACGGCCTCGTCGACCCGGAAAAGACCCGCCAGCGCAGGGACGGCGAAATCTGA
- the hpnD gene encoding presqualene diphosphate synthase HpnD — MDPDQYCQQKAAASGSSFYYSFLFLPEQRRRAITALYAFCREVDDVVDEVSETEAARMKMAWWRAEVERLFAGQANHPVGRALAPMVEAFDLPREHFHEIINGMEMDIDHAGYATFADLETYCWRVASVVGLLSAEIFGYEDAGTREYARDLGMAFQLTNILRDVREDAMRGRIYIPGEELDAYGVKPGELLQPSTPEHVRRLFEAQAQRARTYYDRAFAALPSGDRHAQRSGIIMARIYLTLLDEIERDGYRVLEHRVALTPLRKLWIAWRTARAEARHRRRNKRAA, encoded by the coding sequence ATGGATCCCGATCAGTACTGCCAACAGAAGGCCGCCGCGAGCGGGTCGAGCTTCTACTACAGCTTCCTGTTCCTGCCCGAACAGCGGCGCCGCGCGATTACGGCGCTGTACGCGTTCTGCCGGGAAGTGGATGACGTCGTCGACGAAGTCTCGGAGACCGAGGCGGCGCGCATGAAAATGGCCTGGTGGCGCGCGGAGGTCGAGCGGCTGTTCGCCGGTCAGGCCAACCACCCGGTGGGCCGGGCACTTGCCCCGATGGTCGAAGCGTTCGACCTGCCACGCGAGCACTTCCACGAGATCATCAACGGCATGGAGATGGACATCGACCATGCCGGCTACGCGACCTTCGCCGATCTCGAGACCTACTGCTGGCGCGTGGCCTCGGTGGTCGGCCTGCTCTCGGCCGAGATCTTCGGCTATGAAGACGCGGGCACCCGGGAGTACGCCCGCGACCTCGGCATGGCCTTCCAGCTCACCAACATCCTGCGCGACGTGCGCGAGGACGCGATGCGCGGGCGCATCTACATCCCGGGAGAGGAACTCGACGCCTACGGCGTCAAACCGGGTGAACTGCTGCAGCCATCGACGCCCGAGCACGTTCGCCGACTGTTCGAGGCACAGGCCCAGCGCGCGCGGACGTACTATGACCGGGCGTTCGCGGCCCTGCCCTCCGGTGATCGCCACGCCCAGCGCAGCGGGATCATCATGGCGCGTATCTACCTGACGCTGCTGGACGAGATCGAACGTGACGGCTACCGGGTTCTGGAACACCGCGTCGCTCTGACACCGCTGCGCAAGCTCTGGATCGCCTGGCGGACCGCGCGCGCGGAAGCGCGCCATCGGCGACGGAATAAGCGCGCGGCATGA
- a CDS encoding transposase — protein MDAPTDMVMASDWVGFTRKSLEHTGTVVDYLARYTRRIATTNARVLAVDDERVTLRCRDGGRHKALALDGAEFVRRFLLHVAAEGLMRVRHYGFLANRCRSEKLARIRAAIAATPPSEPQPEAPAIIPCICPRCRQPTLQVTSGDRPASRSAHNIHGGALKTALNRTSYRRSPIRPTGWTPACAHVLASAPLARYIARTGTRQGRE, from the coding sequence GTGGACGCCCCGACCGATATGGTGATGGCCAGTGACTGGGTTGGCTTCACCCGCAAAAGCCTCGAGCATACCGGCACCGTGGTCGACTATCTCGCGCGCTACACCCGGCGCATCGCCACCACCAACGCGCGCGTCCTCGCCGTGGATGACGAGCGCGTCACGCTGCGCTGCCGCGATGGCGGCCGCCACAAGGCCCTTGCACTCGACGGTGCGGAGTTCGTCCGCCGCTTCCTACTGCACGTAGCTGCGGAAGGGCTGATGCGCGTGCGCCACTACGGCTTCCTCGCCAACCGTTGCCGCAGCGAGAAGCTCGCGCGCATCCGTGCGGCAATCGCCGCAACGCCACCGTCGGAGCCGCAGCCCGAGGCGCCCGCCATCATCCCGTGCATCTGCCCGCGCTGCCGCCAGCCGACGCTTCAAGTGACCAGCGGCGATCGCCCCGCGTCGCGCAGCGCCCACAACATCCACGGAGGCGCCCTGAAGACCGCACTGAACCGCACCAGCTACCGTCGATCACCGATCCGCCCCACGGGGTGGACGCCCGCCTGTGCCCACGTGCTGGCCTCGGCCCCGCTGGCGCGCTACATTGCACGCACCGGCACACGTCAGGGACGGGAATGA